From one Syntrophorhabdaceae bacterium genomic stretch:
- a CDS encoding TMEM175 family protein yields the protein MTTHRIESLSDCIFAFSMTFLVMNFTFPSAGSAVDEGQVTQLFLKQIAKFHRYALTFVLLAIFWITHHQQFHHIKRTDRRFLWIQIAILMFIVMVPFTAAWMSAHSHLHITNFIFDLNLLILGLLFLLSWFYATHGARLVDDNIDRRAVSRGTARSLLTCFVALLAMIISFYHPHWSNYAFILTPSLLFFKPFRETRRKRSLSRIPD from the coding sequence ATGACGACTCACCGCATCGAAAGCTTGTCGGACTGCATCTTTGCCTTCTCAATGACATTCCTTGTCATGAATTTTACCTTTCCCAGCGCCGGTTCGGCCGTTGACGAAGGGCAGGTAACGCAGTTATTCCTCAAACAGATCGCCAAGTTTCACCGCTACGCCCTCACATTCGTCCTGCTGGCGATCTTCTGGATAACGCATCATCAGCAGTTTCACCACATAAAACGCACGGACCGCCGCTTTCTCTGGATACAGATAGCAATCCTGATGTTCATCGTCATGGTACCCTTCACCGCCGCCTGGATGTCGGCCCACAGCCACCTCCACATCACAAATTTCATCTTTGACCTGAATCTCCTGATCCTTGGGCTTCTCTTTCTGCTGAGCTGGTTTTACGCGACACACGGGGCAAGACTTGTGGACGACAACATCGACCGGAGGGCAGTCAGCCGGGGCACGGCAAGATCACTCCTTACGTGCTTCGTTGCGCTCCTGGCGATGATTATATCCTTCTACCATCCCCATTGGAGCAACTATGCCTTCATCCTGACGCCATCGCTTCTCTTTTTCAAACCCTTCCGGGAGACCCGAAGAAAACGAAGTCTTTCACGGATCCCCGATTGA
- a CDS encoding prenyltransferase, with the protein MTGDALKAWVQASRVPFFVATFIPLFIGWSMAVKATGFVRPGRFLLVLLGSLIVHLITNLANDYFDHLVGTDAGDSIGGSRVIQEGKISPRAMLRVIVALYVIAFFIASVIVFHFRLYLLAVPILFSAFSSYFYIAPPIRYGYHGLGELFVGINMGPVMVAGTYWVVAGTPALEPFLVSIPVGIMVASILYYQSLPDMKTDKASGKMTLAVRLGRKGAFRGLIIFFVLIYASILWLVLTGLLAPWALASLVSILLVLKLIRIILKTDDWVLLDLHGKYVRMVYFICGLSILAGILLET; encoded by the coding sequence CAATGGCCGTCAAGGCGACGGGCTTCGTGAGACCAGGGCGTTTTCTCCTCGTCCTTCTCGGTTCGCTCATCGTTCATCTCATAACGAACCTTGCCAATGATTATTTTGACCACCTGGTGGGGACCGATGCCGGGGACTCCATAGGGGGCTCCCGCGTTATCCAGGAAGGGAAGATCAGCCCTCGGGCCATGCTCAGGGTAATAGTCGCCCTCTACGTCATCGCCTTTTTCATCGCCTCCGTGATCGTCTTTCACTTCAGGCTTTATCTCCTCGCCGTTCCCATCCTCTTCTCCGCCTTCAGCAGCTATTTCTACATCGCCCCGCCCATACGGTACGGCTATCACGGACTGGGCGAACTCTTCGTGGGGATCAATATGGGACCCGTCATGGTTGCAGGCACATACTGGGTAGTGGCGGGGACTCCCGCACTCGAGCCTTTCCTCGTCTCCATCCCCGTCGGGATCATGGTGGCCTCCATCCTCTATTATCAAAGCCTCCCCGACATGAAGACCGACAAAGCCTCGGGGAAGATGACCCTCGCCGTCCGACTTGGCAGGAAAGGTGCCTTCCGGGGGCTTATCATCTTTTTCGTCCTCATTTACGCAAGCATCCTCTGGCTTGTCCTCACGGGACTCCTGGCACCCTGGGCGCTTGCGTCGCTCGTCAGCATACTCCTTGTTCTGAAACTCATCCGTATCATCCTGAAAACGGATGACTGGGTTCTTCTCGACCTCCACGGCAAGTACGTCCGAATGGTCTATTTCATCTGCGGCCTGTCGATCCTGGCGGGAATCCTCCTGGAAACCTGA
- a CDS encoding flavodoxin family protein yields the protein MKMIAINGSPRKKWNTATLLEKALEGAASRGADTELVHLYDLSYKGCISCFACKTTGGPSYGRCAVEDGLTPLLEKIVDADAVILGSPIYFGTVTGEMRSFVERLFFPYMTYTDPPGTLFPRKIPTGFIYTLGATEEMARERGFHHHIDINEMFLRTTFGESESLMCYDTYQFENYSRIYAPRFDPDKKAARRAEVFPADCRKAFEMGERFAGGAA from the coding sequence ATGAAAATGATCGCGATAAACGGAAGCCCGAGAAAGAAATGGAACACGGCGACCCTTCTTGAAAAAGCCCTGGAAGGGGCCGCGTCCCGGGGAGCAGACACCGAGCTTGTCCACCTCTACGACCTCAGCTACAAGGGATGTATAAGCTGCTTCGCCTGCAAGACGACAGGCGGTCCAAGCTACGGAAGGTGCGCCGTAGAAGACGGGCTTACCCCGCTTCTGGAAAAGATCGTTGACGCAGACGCCGTAATCCTGGGCTCACCCATATATTTCGGAACCGTCACGGGAGAAATGCGGTCCTTCGTGGAGAGGCTCTTCTTCCCCTATATGACCTATACCGATCCGCCGGGTACCCTCTTCCCGCGAAAGATCCCCACGGGTTTTATTTACACCCTGGGCGCTACCGAGGAAATGGCGCGGGAACGCGGCTTTCACCACCACATCGATATCAATGAAATGTTTCTGAGAACCACATTCGGCGAATCGGAATCCCTCATGTGCTACGACACGTACCAGTTCGAGAACTACTCCAGGATATACGCCCCGCGTTTCGACCCCGATAAGAAGGCAGCAAGACGAGCAGAGGTCTTCCCCGCGGATTGCCGGAAGGCCTTCGAGATGGGCGAAAGGTTCGCCGGCGGGGCCGCCTGA